A stretch of DNA from Cyanobacteriota bacterium:
TTCTTTAATGGCTTGGCCAGACTTACGCCCGTATGGCTATCTGCTTAAGATATTCGTGCTTTTGCCCTGGGAGTAATGGATAGTTTTAATAATATTGCTAGTGGTTATAGCGGGATAAACAAGGTAGATGGAGTTGAGACAGCTAGTTTAATGGGCGGGGCTGCAGTAGTGCAAAAACCTGCTGCCAAACAATTCAGGATTCTGCTTGTTGATGATGATCCAGAAGATCAGCTACTTATGGCAGAACTTATAGAAGAAAGTTTTGAAACTAATTTCAATTTTGTAATAGATGAAGCAAGTAATTATGCTGATGCTGTAGCTAAGCTGAGTCATACCAGCTATGATCTAGCTATTCTTGATTACAAGCTTGGTTATAAAAACGGACTTGACTTACTCAAGCGCGTAAAAGAACTTGGTTTAAATCTTCCCGTAATCTTTGTTACTGGACAGGGTGACGAGCATACAGCTGTTGAAGCTATCAAGGGGGGCGCAGTTGACTACCTAATTAAAGGTGAACTTAGTGTTGATCTTGTAACTAAGACTTTTAGTAAGTTCTTCCAAGTAAACAAGAGCTCTCTTAGTAGCTCTATCAAGAAGTTTATCTCTGCTCACAAAGAGCAGGGCAAGCAGGATAGTGTTGATTTAAAGGTATTTATGAATCTTGATAAACTTGTCAATTTTGAGCCTAGACCATTATTTATGAAAGCTAAGTACATTGCAAAGCAGGGTGTTGACTATAGCCTATTTATGCATCTTGACAAGGTTTATAAAGCTTAGAGCAAATGTGTTTTTGACTATATTTTTGAGATGCCTTTTATCACCTCATTTATTGAGAATATCGGTAACTACTCAGCTGTCATTGCCAGGATGGCTCGAAGAGCCTGACGTGGCAATCCAGTCTGGAAATTTAGCTTTAAGCCTGGATTGATTCGTCCCCTTCGTTACACTCAGGGTCCTCGCAATGACGCCATTCCCAAGACCGCTCATTATTACCTGAGTAGTTACGAATCCAGTTAAGCATCTAGATAATAGCAAGGTTTCGTGTTTGATAAATATGGGCAAGTTGCTTAATATGAAACAATTTTTCATTAGCTTGTTTATTTTATCCTTTAGTTGTACTCAAGTGCAGGCATTGAAATTCAAAGATAAAGACCTAGAAGGAGCTAAGGTTCTAAATCCAATTAAACTTACTGATGTTTGGGACCAGCTTGAAATTCACGGTGATGGAGTGATCACTCATGATTGGAGCAATGGTTTTGCAAGTCCCAAAGGACCCTTTGCAAATTCACATAGATCTTTTTTAGATTATAGAGTAGAGGGACATTTGCCTTTATATAATTTATCTGGGCAAAGAGGTCGCTTAATTACTCGTATTCAGGGTCTTGGTTTTTTGGATGAAAGAATAGATGGCTTTTTTGATGATCCGATAATTGATATGCCAGAACTGTTTTGGCAGAATAATACAGACTTGGGTGATAATGATTTGCGTTTTGTCTTTGGTAAATTTGCCAATCGCAGGTTCTTTAATAAAGATGAAATTAATCCAGATCCTTTTGATATAGGGGAGATGCGTTTTAGTGGAGCTCTTGCCAACACTTTGAATCTTTTAAGTGGTATCAATGAGTTTCGAGATGATGACTTAAGACCTAGTGGAACTAGGGAAGCAAGCGGCTCTTATGGTTTTAATTTTGAACTTAAAAACCAAAATAGAACAGGTGGTTTTTTCAAACGTTGGGGTTACAATCAAGCATTGGCTGTCAGTCAACTTGATAATATTTCAAATAATTTTTATGGGATTTCTGAAATAAATAAAGATTGGGGTGAAAAACATCCTGGTCGTTTAGAAACGGGTATGGTTTATGCTAATGATGCGGTTTTTCGTTTAGCAAATAATAATCAAAATACTTATTTGTTGTATTCAAGTTTGGCTCAAAAAATAAATCCAAGACTTAAATTTTATTTACGTTACGGTACTTTATTTAGAGATTTAAATTCTGGTCTATCAAATAACAATGAGTATAGGGCTGGCTTTTATTATGATTGGACTAAAAAGTTTGCATCTCATCACTGGCTTGGCTACTTTGATGGTGAAAGCGGTCTTCGGGAGGATGATAATTTCCTTCAATTTGTAAATGTTTTTTCATACAAACTTGCAACAAATTGGAGTGCTAACTTTGCTACTGTATTTCGTTTCAAGCAATTTGATAGTACTACTACTAGTTTAGAAGATAGTAACTTTACTCTGGCTTGGCATTTACGCTACTTTATCTAAGCTCTAATTCAGGAGAACGAAAGCAAACTAGATAGATTACTAGATACATATGGCTTTGATCTGAGTCTCTGCGTTTCGCAAATTGAGTAATCGGGCAGGAGCCTATAAAGCTCCTGCCTTTCTTTTGTTCTAACATCCTGCTACCTATTGCAAAGCTAAACTTAAAGTTTCGGGATAAAATATTACTTGTCCAGTTGATATATTGTGTGAACCGCCTACAATTCCTATTTGACCGTTTTCAATCATCTCTTTTAAAATTGGGCTGCGTTGCATTATGGATTTAACCGTTCGCTTTACGTTAATGGTAGCCACATTTTCTACAAATTCGGCATTGCCTGAATTGCGGTTTTCGGTTGTGGTTTTTTCGTCATCAACAGCTGGTCTTATTTTGGTGAGCAATGCAGTTAGGTTACCCATTTCGATGTGGTCGCAAGCTCCTTTTACAGCCCCGCATTTTGTATGTCCTAAAACAACGATGATTTTTGAACCTGCCACTTTACAGCCAAATTCCATACTGCCCAAAATATCTTCATTGATAATATTTCCGGCAATACGAACGCTGAACACATCACCAAGTCCTTGGTCAAAAATCAGTTCGGCAGATGTTCTGCTGTCAATGCAACTTAAAATAACGGCAAATGGGTATTGCCCGTCTGATGTATCATTTGCCTGTTGCAAAAGGTTGCGGTTTACTTTCAGATTGTTTACAAATCGCTTGTTACCTTCTTTTAATAGTTCTAATGCTATTGAAGGTGTAATGGCTGTTTGTGTTTCTTTGGTTAACGTTCTCATTTTTTCTCCTTTTAATTCTTTATTATAGACAATTGACTTAGAATTGGAGCAGTCAATAATTCTAACACACTACCCGCAATTGCAGGCTACAGGCAGGAATTCGCACTGAACAGCTATATAAACAAAAAGACCTCCGTACGGAGGTCTTTTGTTTATTTAATGGCTCCCCCTAGTTGACGCGTTCAGAAATCGAACTGTAGAGTTTGACGTGAATATGGTTGCTGTGGAACAGTTTTTGAAGGGTGTAACAAATTGATAGCAACTTTAATCCCTGATCGATTGCGTATTCACTTGTATGTTACACCTTTGTTGGCTTATAATGATTTCATAATGTATACATTCCGTAACATAGTAATTGGGTTTTTATTAGAAATTTTTTACTCTTCTGCTTTGGTTTATGTAAATAAAAAACAATTACAGTACTTAAAAGAAGTTTTAAATGAACCTGATGATTATTGGGCTTTGGATAAGGCTATGCAAGAGTTGATTAGTTCAAAGAATGTTAGATAAAGCGATGCAAAAATTGGCTGGTTTAAGGAGATATTTATATGGTTAGGACTATACTCATAGCAGCATTAATAATTCTTGTCGTTCATCTTATTGAATCCTTCTATCATAACAATAAGATAGTAAAAGTTGATCCAGAAAAGCTACGAAGACTTAAGAAGCTTTTTGCTTCGGAGGATTCTGCAATGCTTATTAGTAGAGCGATAAGACACACTATTGAATTAGAGCAATGGAGATCAGAACGTGCTCAAATAAAGAGAGAAGAGTAAGATTGATAAAGCAGTGAGTAGCAATGACAGACCAGGTTTAATATCAATATTGATTGGACCAAGGCTTAATGCCTTGCTTGGTGAGGGGCTTGAGCGGGCAATAAAATCAACTAAGCCAAGCTGAATAGCCAGGGCTTTTTATTGTCCGAGATTGATGTCCTTTGTGAACCAAGCTTCTGCCCTAATGAGTATCGAGTTCTTGTAAGCAATTTAACAGTGGGTCATGCAGAGGTCTATCTTGATAGGATACTGAGAAGAGACTGGGATTTAATTTATCCAGATCCTCTAGTGAATTTCTGCCCAGGTTGGTAGCCGTCTCTTCAAGAGGCTGCGTATTGGGTTAAACCTGAGGTCTTGTTAGAACTATCAAATTGGTTAGATCGAGCTGAGTCACCTGTCGATGTGATAATGAATCATTTCTCGGTTCTGATGAGGAAAGAAGCTAATTTTATTTTAACAAAGTTGGATTTGTCTAATCTGTTACGTAAGACTGAAGACTTTGATCCAGACCTTGCAACTAATATACTTTCAAATCGAATTTTAGGGGCCGCGTCTCCACAGTTCACTTTTCTAGATAAAAAGAATTAATTCATGATCTCAGCTCCGTTTAAGAGCGCACCGACCACACTCTAAAGTGGTCGCCCACGACCACAAATCATAGATTTGGGGGAATGTAGATCCGGACCGCACCTCAGTAAGCACTAAAAACAAAAAAAGACACCGTTAAAGTGTCCTTTTTGTTTATTTAATGGCTCCCGGGGCTGGGCTCAACAGTGACTAATCGGACTACCTTAGTTTGCGCTGACGAACCAACGACCGATCTATTTTTATTGTTTTGTTAACCTTATCGGTCGTTGGTTCTGAACACTCAAGTGATCACAAAATAAAAAGGAGACCGCAAGGGTCTCCTTTTTATTTTTTAATGGCTCCCGGGGCGGGGCTCGAACCTGCGACCGATCGGTTAACAGCCGATTGCTCTACCACTGAGCTACCCGGGATCATGAGCTATTACAGCATGATTACTTCGCTAACTGGTTCTCAGTAAATCCAGAAGCGACTTGAATTAGCATATGAATAAGCTAAAACAGCAAAATTCATAATATCACGCAATCAGGAACTACTAGCTTATAATCTCTTAAAATCTGCTTAAATTTACAAAAAACCTTGAAAGATCAAGCTTTTTGACTACGTTATTGCCTCTAGAACCCTTGGGTGGTTTAAAAAGCTGCTGTAATACCAATATATTAGCTATAAATGGCAAAAAAATTCAAATACAAATTTGAGACCTTGCTTAGGTTGAAGAAGATTCTCAAGGATTTACAGGAGTCTAAATTGGCTGCTGCCAACTTGGCACATCACGAAACTGAGCAATATATTCAGGCTTTAACGGATAAACAACATCAGACTTATGAACAAATGATCAAGAATCACGGTGATGGATTTTCTTTAGTCGATCATCAAAATCAAGAAGCTTACAACTACAAAATCATTGGCGAAAGATCCAAGGAGATGGTGAGACTTGCTAAAAGAGAACGTGTTCGTGATATCGAACAGAAGAGATTTGCTGAGCATGCCAAGTCTCACAAGGGAATTGAAAAGCTCAAGGATACTGCGTTCGAGCTACATCAAAAAGAGCTTTTGGACACAGAAATGAAGCAGATAGACGATCTAGTTATAAGCCGCTATCGGGTCAAAGATAGTTAATGATACCAGACATTATCGGAACACAAACAATAGCTTTCATGGACAGCATCGTTGCTCGCGAGCAACAATCTGCAAATGAATCACAACTAGGACAGGACTATGTGTCTGTAAGTCAAAAGCAACAGTCTAACCTGAGCCAAAATGATGTTGCGGATAGAAACAAGTCGCAGTCTAGTGTTGATCCTGTTAAGCTGCACAAAGCAACTAAAGAGATTCTCACCAAAATTAAAAAGTTAGTCGACTCAGGTGAAGTTGAAGAAACAAAAGAAGCTGATAAACCTGATGAAGAACTTGCTGCGTTATATTTTTTACTAGTTAACATCATCGAAACAAGAGTTGATGCGCATGTAGAGCAAGCGACTGGAGCAATTGCACATATCGATTTGAGTGCAGAAGATGCAATTGAAACAATACTTACGCAAGCTGACTTATTGGAAGCTACTAAAAATCTTTTGCTTAAAATACAAGATTTGGCTAAGCAAATAACTCCAATCGAACAAACCGGAGCTGAGATTCAAATAGATCCAGGTTTAGTTGAAGAAGTACATATTCAAATTGATGCATTTGTGAAGGACTTCCAAAAAGAAGTCAAACAAGAAATTGAATTGGGGTCAACTATTGATACGGATATCAAGCTCTCTGACCTGAAAAATGAAGAATTGGGCAAGCTGAATTTGTTAGCAAAAGACCA
This window harbors:
- a CDS encoding carbonic anhydrase family protein is translated as MRTLTKETQTAITPSIALELLKEGNKRFVNNLKVNRNLLQQANDTSDGQYPFAVILSCIDSRTSAELIFDQGLGDVFSVRIAGNIINEDILGSMEFGCKVAGSKIIVVLGHTKCGAVKGACDHIEMGNLTALLTKIRPAVDDEKTTTENRNSGNAEFVENVATINVKRTVKSIMQRSPILKEMIENGQIGIVGGSHNISTGQVIFYPETLSLALQ
- a CDS encoding response regulator, which produces MDSFNNIASGYSGINKVDGVETASLMGGAAVVQKPAAKQFRILLVDDDPEDQLLMAELIEESFETNFNFVIDEASNYADAVAKLSHTSYDLAILDYKLGYKNGLDLLKRVKELGLNLPVIFVTGQGDEHTAVEAIKGGAVDYLIKGELSVDLVTKTFSKFFQVNKSSLSSSIKKFISAHKEQGKQDSVDLKVFMNLDKLVNFEPRPLFMKAKYIAKQGVDYSLFMHLDKVYKA
- the fliJ gene encoding flagellar export protein FliJ; the protein is MAKKFKYKFETLLRLKKILKDLQESKLAAANLAHHETEQYIQALTDKQHQTYEQMIKNHGDGFSLVDHQNQEAYNYKIIGERSKEMVRLAKRERVRDIEQKRFAEHAKSHKGIEKLKDTAFELHQKELLDTEMKQIDDLVISRYRVKDS